The proteins below come from a single Oerskovia jenensis genomic window:
- the lpdA gene encoding dihydrolipoyl dehydrogenase, translated as MANHYDVVVLGAGPGGYVAAIRAAQLGQSVAIIEEKYWGGVCLNVGCIPSKALLRNAELAHLFTHQADFFGMSGDVSFDFGKAFDRSRDVADGRVKGVHFLMKKNKITEYDGRGTFRDANSIDVALSSGQTETVTFANVIIATGSKVRLLPGVELSENVVTYEKQILTRELPRSIAIVGAGAIGMEFAYVLKNYGVDVTIIEFLDRALPNEDIEVSKEIAKQYKKLGVNILTSTAVQTVVDGGSSVTVSYKGVKDDKPGSIEVDKVLMAVGFAPNVEGFGLENTGVALTDRGAIAIDDVMRTNVPHIYAIGDVTAKLMLAHVAEAQGVVASETIGGAETMTLGDYRMMPRATFCQPQIASFGLTEQQARDEGYDVKVSKFPFTANGKAHGLGEPTGFVKLVADARYGELLGGHLIGPDASELLPELTLAQKWDLTASELGRNVHTHPTLSEAVQEAIHGLAGHMINF; from the coding sequence ATGGCTAACCACTACGACGTCGTCGTCCTCGGCGCGGGCCCCGGCGGCTACGTCGCCGCCATCCGCGCGGCCCAGCTCGGCCAGTCCGTCGCGATCATCGAGGAGAAGTACTGGGGCGGTGTGTGCCTCAACGTCGGGTGCATCCCCTCCAAGGCGCTCCTGCGCAACGCGGAGCTCGCCCACCTGTTCACGCACCAGGCCGACTTCTTCGGCATGTCGGGGGACGTGTCGTTCGACTTCGGCAAGGCGTTCGACCGCAGCCGCGACGTCGCCGACGGCCGCGTCAAGGGCGTGCACTTCCTCATGAAGAAGAACAAGATCACCGAGTACGACGGGCGCGGCACGTTCCGCGACGCGAACTCGATCGACGTCGCGCTGTCCTCGGGCCAGACCGAGACCGTGACGTTCGCGAACGTCATCATCGCGACCGGTTCGAAGGTCCGCCTGCTGCCGGGCGTCGAGCTGAGCGAGAACGTCGTCACGTACGAGAAGCAGATCCTGACGCGCGAGCTGCCGCGCTCGATCGCGATCGTCGGGGCCGGCGCGATCGGCATGGAGTTCGCGTACGTCCTCAAGAACTACGGCGTCGACGTGACGATCATCGAGTTCCTCGACCGTGCGCTGCCGAACGAGGACATCGAGGTCTCCAAGGAGATCGCCAAGCAGTACAAGAAGCTCGGCGTGAACATCCTGACGTCGACCGCGGTGCAGACCGTCGTTGATGGCGGCTCGTCCGTGACCGTCTCCTACAAGGGTGTCAAGGACGACAAGCCCGGCTCGATCGAGGTCGACAAGGTCCTCATGGCCGTGGGCTTCGCGCCCAACGTCGAGGGCTTCGGCCTCGAGAACACGGGTGTTGCGTTGACCGACCGCGGCGCGATCGCGATCGACGACGTCATGCGCACCAACGTCCCCCACATCTACGCGATCGGTGACGTCACCGCGAAGCTCATGCTCGCGCACGTCGCCGAGGCGCAGGGCGTCGTCGCGTCCGAGACCATCGGCGGCGCCGAGACCATGACGCTGGGCGACTACCGCATGATGCCGCGCGCGACGTTCTGCCAGCCGCAGATCGCGAGCTTCGGCCTCACCGAGCAGCAGGCCCGCGACGAGGGCTACGACGTCAAGGTCTCCAAGTTCCCCTTCACCGCCAACGGCAAGGCGCACGGCCTGGGCGAGCCCACGGGCTTCGTCAAGCTCGTCGCCGACGCCCGCTACGGCGAGCTCCTCGGTGGCCACCTGATCGGCCCCGACGCGTCCGAGCTGCTGCCCGAGCTCACGCTCGCGCAGAAGTGGGACCTCACGGCGTCCGAGCTGGGGCGCAACGTGCACACGCACCCGACGCTGTCGGAGGCCGTGCAGGAAGCGATTCACGGGCTCGCGGGGCACATGATCAACTTCTGA
- a CDS encoding DUF808 domain-containing protein, whose amino-acid sequence MAVGLVALLDDIAAFAKLAAASVDDIGAAAGRASVKATGVVIDDTAVTPQYVAGLAAKRELPVIKRIAMGSLRNKLLFILPAALLLSQFLPWLLTPLLMVGGAYLAFEGAEKLWEMVSGKHAEAVDEAAAKKAVDEDHVVSSAVRTDFILSAEIMVIALNEVATEGFWARAIILVVVALLITAVVYGIVGLIVKMDDIGLHLAGRETGWVKSFGHGLVTAMPRVMAVISIVGTVAMLWVGGHILLQGTYDLGWHAPYDLLHVLEDAVHGVPAVGGFLVWLVDTLGSAIVGVVAGAVVVTVVHFIPRKTKH is encoded by the coding sequence ATGGCCGTTGGACTCGTAGCCCTCCTGGACGACATCGCAGCGTTCGCCAAGCTGGCGGCCGCGTCCGTCGACGACATCGGCGCCGCTGCGGGGCGGGCGAGCGTCAAGGCGACCGGCGTCGTGATCGACGACACCGCGGTCACTCCCCAGTACGTCGCCGGGCTGGCCGCGAAGCGCGAGCTGCCCGTCATCAAGCGCATCGCGATGGGCTCGCTGCGCAACAAGCTCCTGTTCATCCTCCCCGCGGCCCTGCTGCTGAGCCAGTTCCTGCCGTGGCTGCTCACCCCGCTGCTCATGGTCGGCGGCGCCTATCTCGCGTTCGAGGGCGCCGAGAAGCTCTGGGAGATGGTCTCGGGCAAGCACGCCGAGGCCGTCGACGAGGCCGCCGCGAAGAAGGCCGTCGACGAGGACCACGTCGTGTCGAGCGCGGTGCGCACCGACTTCATCCTCAGCGCCGAGATCATGGTCATCGCGCTCAACGAGGTCGCGACGGAGGGCTTCTGGGCCCGCGCGATCATCCTGGTCGTCGTCGCGCTGCTCATCACGGCGGTCGTCTACGGGATCGTCGGGCTCATCGTGAAGATGGACGACATCGGCCTGCACCTCGCAGGGCGCGAGACCGGCTGGGTCAAGTCGTTCGGCCACGGCCTGGTCACGGCGATGCCGCGCGTCATGGCCGTCATCTCGATCGTGGGCACCGTCGCGATGCTGTGGGTCGGTGGCCACATCCTGCTGCAGGGCACGTACGACCTGGGCTGGCACGCGCCCTACGACCTCCTGCACGTCCTCGAGGACGCCGTCCACGGCGTCCCGGCGGTCGGCGGGTTCCTGGTGTGGCTCGTCGACACCCTGGGGTCGGCGATCGTCGGCGTCGTGGCGGGGGCGGTCGTCGTGACGGTCGTGCACTTCATCCCGCGCAAGACCAAGCACTGA
- a CDS encoding LLM class flavin-dependent oxidoreductase produces MGLQFGFVGSFGSASELVTMAREAEEHGWDGYFTWDGISLPGMEGYDPWGILAAAAVQTQRVTLGALVFALPRRRPWELARQALTIDHLSGGRLVLPAGVGVLDDAAFSAVPGQLTSLRERAELLDDVLAFLERSWSGEAFSFDGKHISTGEMTISPQPVNGRIPVWPVGVFPSERSMSRAVRWDGVTVQLRGDRGMDPLTPVEVREVASWVAEHRDPGAGPFELVVQRDFATDLDAAAEDARALEAAGATWWIEAGWDPTKVTAESQLARIRQGPPRP; encoded by the coding sequence ATGGGCTTGCAGTTCGGTTTCGTCGGGAGCTTCGGTTCCGCGTCAGAGCTTGTCACGATGGCCCGCGAGGCCGAGGAGCACGGCTGGGACGGGTACTTCACGTGGGACGGCATCAGCCTGCCCGGCATGGAGGGGTACGACCCGTGGGGCATCCTCGCCGCGGCGGCCGTCCAGACGCAGCGTGTGACGCTCGGAGCTCTCGTGTTCGCCCTGCCGCGCAGGCGCCCGTGGGAGCTCGCGCGCCAGGCGCTGACGATCGACCACCTCTCGGGCGGCCGGCTGGTCCTGCCCGCAGGGGTCGGGGTGCTCGACGACGCCGCCTTCAGCGCCGTCCCCGGTCAGCTCACGTCGCTGCGTGAGCGGGCCGAGCTGCTCGACGACGTCCTCGCCTTCCTGGAGCGTTCCTGGTCGGGTGAGGCGTTCTCGTTCGACGGGAAGCACATCTCAACCGGCGAGATGACGATCTCACCCCAGCCCGTCAACGGACGCATCCCGGTGTGGCCCGTGGGGGTCTTCCCGAGCGAGAGGTCGATGAGCCGCGCGGTGCGCTGGGACGGCGTGACCGTCCAGCTCCGCGGGGACCGCGGCATGGACCCGCTCACTCCCGTCGAGGTACGCGAGGTCGCGAGCTGGGTCGCCGAGCACCGCGACCCGGGCGCCGGGCCGTTCGAGCTCGTCGTGCAGCGCGACTTCGCGACGGACCTCGACGCCGCCGCCGAGGACGCGCGGGCTCTCGAGGCGGCGGGCGCGACCTGGTGGATCGAGGCCGGCTGGGACCCGACGAAGGTCACTGCGGAGTCGCAGCTCGCCAGGATCCGCCAGGGCCCACCGCGCCCCTGA
- the leuD gene encoding 3-isopropylmalate dehydratase small subunit — translation MEKFTTHTGVGVPLRRSNVDTDQIIPAVYLKRVTRTGFEDALFAAWRGDPAFVLNQPAYTSGSVLVAGPDFGTGSSREHAVWALKDYGFKVVLASRFADIFRGNSGKQGLVAGIVAQEDIELLWKVLETKPGTEVTVDLVERTATADDVVVRFQIDDYTRWRLMEGLDDIGLTLQHEADITAFEQTRASWRPRTLPAKHLPTVEIEAARPSA, via the coding sequence ATGGAGAAGTTCACCACCCACACCGGTGTCGGTGTCCCGCTGCGCCGCAGCAACGTCGACACGGACCAGATCATCCCCGCCGTCTACCTCAAGCGCGTGACGCGCACGGGCTTCGAGGACGCGCTGTTCGCGGCGTGGCGCGGGGACCCCGCGTTCGTCCTGAACCAGCCCGCGTACACGTCCGGCTCGGTGCTGGTCGCAGGCCCCGACTTCGGCACCGGCTCGTCGCGCGAGCACGCCGTGTGGGCCCTGAAGGACTACGGCTTCAAGGTGGTCCTGGCCTCGCGCTTCGCGGACATCTTCCGCGGCAACTCGGGCAAGCAGGGCCTCGTCGCGGGCATCGTCGCGCAGGAGGACATCGAGCTGCTGTGGAAGGTCCTCGAGACCAAGCCCGGCACCGAGGTCACGGTCGACCTGGTCGAGCGCACCGCCACGGCCGACGACGTCGTGGTCCGGTTCCAGATCGACGACTACACGCGCTGGCGCCTCATGGAGGGCCTCGACGACATCGGCCTGACCCTTCAGCACGAGGCCGACATCACGGCGTTCGAGCAGACGCGTGCGTCATGGCGTCCCAGGACGCTGCCGGCCAAGCACCTGCCGACGGTCGAGATCGAGGCGGCGCGCCCGTCCGCGTGA
- the leuC gene encoding 3-isopropylmalate dehydratase large subunit has product MAGTLAEKVWDAHLVRRGTDGSPDLLYIDLHLIHEVTSPQAFEGLRLAGRQVRRTDLTIATEDHNTPTLDIDLPIADLTSRTQIDTLRNNAKEFGVRIHSLGDADQGIVHQVGPQLGLTMPGLTVVCGDSHTSTHGAFGALAFGIGTSEVEHVLATQTLPLAPFKTMAITVNGELPPGATSKDIILAIIAKIGTGGGQGYVLEYRGDAIRKLTMEARMTVCNMSIEAGARAGMIAPDETTFEYLKGRPHAPEGADWDAAVEYWKTLKTDDDATFDEEVVLEAADLEPFITWGTNPGQGLPLSANVPIPAEIADENERVAAERAIEYMGLTPGAPLRELAIDTVFIGSCTNGRIEDLRSVAKVVQGKKKADSLRVLVVPASARVRLQAEAEGLDQIFLDFGAEWRNAGCSMCLGMNPDQLAPGERSASTSNRNFEGRQGKGGRTHLVSPLVAAATAIRGTLSSLADLDLPADVDITSFDGTPLAPLDPRVPLQV; this is encoded by the coding sequence ATGGCCGGCACGCTGGCGGAGAAGGTCTGGGACGCGCACCTGGTGCGACGTGGCACCGACGGGTCGCCCGACCTCCTCTACATCGATCTGCACCTCATCCACGAGGTCACCAGTCCTCAGGCCTTCGAGGGCCTGCGGCTCGCCGGCCGACAGGTGCGCCGCACCGACCTGACGATCGCGACCGAGGACCACAACACCCCCACGCTCGACATCGACCTGCCGATCGCGGACCTCACGAGCCGCACCCAGATCGACACGCTGCGCAACAACGCCAAGGAGTTCGGCGTGCGCATCCACTCGCTCGGGGACGCGGACCAGGGCATCGTCCACCAGGTCGGCCCCCAGCTCGGGCTGACAATGCCCGGCCTCACCGTCGTGTGCGGCGACTCCCACACCTCCACGCACGGTGCGTTCGGGGCCCTCGCATTCGGTATCGGGACCTCCGAGGTCGAGCACGTGCTCGCGACCCAGACCCTCCCGCTCGCGCCCTTCAAGACCATGGCCATCACGGTCAACGGCGAGCTGCCCCCGGGAGCGACGTCCAAGGACATCATCCTCGCGATCATCGCGAAGATCGGCACGGGCGGCGGACAGGGCTACGTCCTGGAGTACCGCGGCGACGCCATCCGCAAGCTGACCATGGAAGCCCGCATGACGGTCTGCAACATGTCGATCGAGGCCGGTGCGCGCGCCGGCATGATCGCCCCCGACGAGACCACGTTCGAGTACCTCAAGGGCCGTCCGCACGCGCCCGAGGGCGCCGACTGGGACGCCGCGGTCGAGTACTGGAAGACCCTCAAGACCGACGACGACGCCACGTTCGACGAGGAGGTCGTGCTCGAGGCCGCCGACCTCGAACCGTTCATCACGTGGGGCACCAACCCCGGCCAGGGGCTGCCGCTGTCCGCGAACGTCCCGATCCCCGCCGAGATCGCCGACGAGAACGAGCGCGTGGCCGCCGAGCGCGCGATCGAGTACATGGGCCTGACCCCGGGCGCGCCGCTGCGCGAGCTCGCGATCGACACGGTCTTCATCGGCTCGTGCACCAACGGCCGCATCGAGGACCTGCGCTCGGTCGCCAAGGTCGTCCAGGGCAAGAAGAAGGCCGACTCGCTGCGCGTGCTCGTCGTGCCCGCCTCGGCTCGCGTGCGCCTCCAGGCCGAGGCCGAGGGCCTCGACCAAATCTTCCTCGACTTCGGTGCCGAGTGGCGCAACGCCGGCTGCTCCATGTGCCTCGGCATGAACCCGGACCAGCTCGCCCCGGGGGAGCGCTCGGCCTCCACGTCCAACCGCAACTTCGAGGGTCGCCAGGGCAAGGGTGGACGCACGCACCTCGTGTCGCCGCTCGTCGCGGCCGCGACCGCCATCCGCGGGACCCTGTCCTCGCTGGCGGACCTGGACCTGCCCGCCGACGTCGACATCACGTCGTTCGACGGCACCCCGCTCGCGCCGCTCGACCCGCGCGTCCCGCTGCAGGTCTGA
- a CDS encoding IclR family transcriptional regulator, with protein MDNSSGVGVLDKAASVLGALESGPATLAQLVTATGLARPTAHRLAVALEHHRMVARDMQGRFVLGPRLNELATAAGEDRLLAAANPVLTALRDHTGESAQLYRRQGDHRICVAAAERPVGLRDSIPVGATLTMGAGSAAQVLLAWEEPDRLHRGLREAVFTATILSGVRRRGWAQSVSERELGVASVSAPVRGPSGRIVAAVSISGPVERLTRQPGRLHSGSVVAAANRLTEVLRRAGE; from the coding sequence ATGGACAATTCTAGCGGAGTCGGCGTGCTGGACAAGGCGGCGTCCGTTCTGGGCGCTCTGGAGTCCGGACCAGCCACTTTGGCCCAGCTCGTCACCGCCACCGGACTCGCTCGTCCGACGGCCCATCGCCTCGCGGTCGCCCTCGAGCACCACCGCATGGTGGCCCGCGACATGCAGGGCCGTTTCGTCCTCGGGCCGCGCCTGAACGAGCTCGCGACGGCAGCCGGCGAGGACCGCCTGCTCGCCGCCGCGAACCCCGTTCTGACGGCGCTGCGCGACCACACGGGCGAGAGCGCCCAGCTCTACCGACGCCAGGGTGATCATCGCATCTGCGTCGCCGCGGCCGAGCGTCCCGTCGGCCTGCGAGACTCGATCCCCGTGGGGGCGACGCTCACCATGGGCGCGGGCTCCGCGGCCCAGGTGCTGCTCGCGTGGGAGGAGCCGGACCGCCTGCACCGCGGCCTGCGCGAGGCAGTCTTCACGGCCACGATCCTCTCGGGTGTCCGACGGCGCGGCTGGGCCCAGTCCGTCTCGGAGCGCGAGCTCGGGGTCGCCTCGGTGTCGGCCCCCGTGCGCGGCCCGTCGGGGCGCATCGTCGCCGCCGTCTCGATCTCGGGACCGGTCGAGCGCCTCACGCGCCAGCCCGGCCGCCTGCACTCGGGCTCGGTCGTCGCCGCGGCCAACCGGCTGACCGAGGTCCTGCGCCGCGCGGGAGAGTGA